One Dysidea avara chromosome 7, odDysAvar1.4, whole genome shotgun sequence genomic region harbors:
- the LOC136260849 gene encoding uncharacterized protein has translation MANNPPIPRKRQSSISHTSDVATAQFTPSRPPPPIKPQMRSGSNQVMTTEKDIIIKSDSYTLEEFNKHFQLPQIVRVYTGHYGLTEQLSMSEGEEFILFFVKSAKVVKATTRSKSETYYLPLNSSLQFSPYYETDSSAAGSEHYKTVRDLIQGREDLPIAVKVCTTFSGKSEESSVVEGDIIFPKQLSGKGKNKILECADKTGKILKLELNCTGEFSINPCDVRMHLLEYIKHVNKFPVAFQIYSEKEQSKKLFYIQTGTVLVLEAPQPLRSYICSSDIFGENDYPLSELPMIIPIQIQCIERPGINMEPIYHKVQDSYENFIPSMVAKNMTIYPSQSYSELKLQQQFYEEVQKGESNSYYYELERPDAIYEQIPGEYNKQNPSTVVVSNPPLPGRNSCRNLIPLPRRHQSIPSSYPINPVAGPIMPQHSMPLNKSTYPVTTTTPEENIAYLKTMDVETVLQLLGDMNLAEYKDSFQREQVDGELLVVLSKQELEDLGVTKRIHQLRLTQLINGSSSAKKYEGGIYGMLS, from the coding sequence ATGGCAAACAACCCACCAATTCCACGTAAGAGGCAAAGTAGCATTAGTCACACAAGTGATGTAGCTACCGCTCAGTTCACACCATCACGCCCTCCACCACCAATCAAACCACAAATGAGGTCAGGATCCAACCAGGTGATGACAACAGAGAAAGATATCATTATAAAATCAGACTCTTACACATTGGAGGAATTTAACAAACACTTTCAGCTTCCTCAAATTGTGCGTGTGTACACTGGTCATTATGGGTTGACTGAACAATTGAGCATGTCAGAGGGGGAGGAGTTTATACTGTTCTTTGTCAAGTCAGCAAAAGTCGTTAAGGCAACAACACGCAGCAAGTCAGAAACTTACTATCTTCCACTGAACTCTTCTCTTCAGTTCAGTCCTTACTATGAAACTGACAGTAGTGCAGCAGGTTCTGAGCATTACAAAACAGTACGTGACTTGATACAAGGAAGAGAGGATCTACCTATAGCAGTGAAGGTGTGTACGACTTTCTCTGGTAAATCTGAAGAGTCATCTGTAGTGGAAGGTGACATCATCTTTCCAAAACAATTGTCAGGAAAAGGGAAAAACAAGATACTTGAATGTGCAGATAAAACTGGAAAGATATTAAAGCTGGAACTAAACTGCACTGGTGAATTTTCAATCAACCCTTGTGACGTACGCATGCATCTTCTTGAGTACATTAAGCATGTTAACAAATTTCCAGTTGCATTTCAAATTTATAGTGAAAAAGAGCAATCCAAGAAGCTATTTTACATTCAAACAGGAACAGTGCTTGTCCTGGAAGCACCTCAACCACTTCGTAGCTACATTTGCAGTTCTGACATATTTGGGGAAAACGATTATCCATTAAGTGAACTCCCCATGATAATACCCATTCAAATTCAATGCATAGAAAGGCCTGGTATTAACATGGAGCCAATATATCACAAAGTTCAAGATTCTTATGAGAACTTTATTCCATCCATGGTTGCAAAAAATATGACAATATATCCCTCACAAAGTTACAGTGAGTTAAAGCTTCAACAGCAGTTTTACGAAGAGGTGCAAAAAGGCGAGTCAAACTCCTACTATTATGAATTGGAGCGACCAGATGCTATTTATGAGCAGATACCAGGAGAGTATAACAAACAGAATCCAAGCACTGTTGTAGTTTCAAATCCACCACTCCCTGGACGAAACAGTTGCAGAAACCTTATACCTTTACCAAGAAGACATCAATCAATACCATCTTCATACCCCATTAATCCAGTAGCAGGGCCAATCATGCCACAACATTCTATGCCTTTaaacaaaagtacttatccagTCACCACAACAACTCCAGAGGAAAACATTGCCTACTTGAAGACAATGGATGTTGAAACTGTGTTACAACTACTTGGTGATATGAACCTTGCTGAGTACAAGGACAGTTTTCAACGTGAACAAGTTGATGGTGAGTTGCTGGTAGTGCTGTCAAAACAAGAGCTAGAAGACCTTGGGGTTACAAAGAGGATTCATCAACTACGACTAACACAGTTGATAAATGGTTCTTCTTCAGCCAAGAAGTATGAAGGTGGAATCTACGGTATGTTGTCTTAA
- the LOC136261098 gene encoding uncharacterized protein codes for MKKSQTQIPNEQDLKSNVIKYTNLQSVLPKPYNSSSTIPYRTPPIPESTSTQTTSLDTTKLYDDTVPRCVAAQKPEVEEKTLPGEIPDYAESETVVTTPASTALFIAPTGSNRCEITSKPYDLEQSAAEFPLPQIIRVYSGYYGITEQFSMSEGEKLILFFIKFSNFIMVTTRSKAETYHLPLNTSLQFSPYKTSENESQTYRYKTIGDLIQREEGLPKVVRVFRSFSGVSEESSVSAGDLIFPRKVSGKKKKMVLKCINKSRKKLKLDRNCVGDFSTDPSDVRMHLLEYVEYINEFPYTAMVFNDNDESSKLSCLRTGTVLILEAAQPLHSYICSTGIFGEKDYPILELPMIMPIQIQCMELSGLNMEPIYNKVQHAYENFKPSMIKKSLYPAQNQKELKAQQQFYEEALKDDGSSHLYDLERPEAIYEPIPVENPLYVRKVEKVQLPPSLPPMNPSCVPFAASGATVTSPLVSAVNSLTSPTQWPLPEHASNKLPPSVLTSPLAKSGSLPPVIPSSPIPLGNKQPTYEMLEDPTQPMVPATTSTTLTVATTPEENIAYLKTMDAETVLQLLGDMNLAEYKDSFQLEQVDGELLVDLTKNELEDLGVTKKIHQLRLMKLINGSSSAKKYKGGIYGTLS; via the exons ATGAAGAAGAGTCAAA CTCAAATTCCAAACGAACAAGACCTCAAATCAAATGTGATCAAATACACTAATCTACAATCAGTCTTGCCAAAACCATATAACTCATCTTCAACCATCCCATATAGAACACCTCCAATTCCTGAGAGCACAAGTACACAGACTACTTCATTAGATACCACTAAGCTGTATGATGACACTGTTCCCAGGTGTGTAGCTGCACAAAAGCCTGAAGTAGAAGAGAAAACATTGCCTGGTGAAATTCCAGACTATGCTGAGTCTGAAACAGTAGTGACAACACCAGCTAGCACTGCTCTTTTTATTGCACCTACTGGTAGTAACAGATGTGAAATCACATCTAAACCATATGATTTAGAACAGTCTGCAGCTGAATTTCCTCTACCACAGATCATACGTGTCTATTCTGGCTATTATGGGATAACCGAGCAGTTCAGTATGTCAGAGGGTGAAAAGCTCATCTTGTTCTTTATCAAGTTTTCAAATTTTATAATGGTAACAACACGGAGCAAAGCTGAGACTTACCACCTTCCACTAAATACCTCCCTCCAGTTCAGCCCTTACAAGACATCAGAGAATGAATCACAGACATATCGCTATAAAACAATAGGTGATTTGATTCAGCGAGAAGAAGGCTTACCCAAAGTAGTAAGAGTTTTTAGGTCTTTCTCTGGTGTATCTGAAGAATCATCTGTGTCAGCTGGTGATCTGATCTTTCCAAGAAAAGTGTCAGGCAAGAAGAAGAAAATGGTATTGAAATGCATAAACAAGAGCAGGAAAAAATTAAAGTTGGACCGTAATTGTGTGGGCGACTTTTCAACTGATCCTTCTGATGTACGAATGCACCTTTTGGAATATGTAGAATACATCAATGAATTTCCTTACACTGCTATGGTTTTCAATGACAATGATGAGTCTAGCAAGCTATCTTGCCTCCGTACAGGCACTGTGCTTATTCTGGAAGCTGCACAGCCACTTCATAGCTATATTTGCAGTACTGGCATTTTTGGTGAAAAAGATTATCCAATACTTGAGCTTCCTATGATCATGCCAATTCAAATACAATGTATGGAACTGTCGGGGCTTAATATGGAGCCAATCTATAATAAGGTACAACATGCTTATGAGAATTTCAAACCTTCCATGATTAAAAAGAGCCTGTATCCTGCACAGAATCAAAAGGAGTTGAAAGCTCAGCAGCAATTTTATGAAGAAGCCCTAAAAGATGATGGAAGCTCACACTTGTATGATCTGGAAAGACCTGAGGCTATCTATGAACCAATACCTGTAGAAAATCCTCTTTATGTTAGGAAAGTAGAAAAAGTGCAGTTACCACCAAGCCTTCCACCAATGAATCCTTCTTGTGTTCCATTTGCTGCTTCTGGTGCTACTGTTACAAGTCCACTAGTGTCTGCTGTAAACTCTCTAACATCTCCTACACAGTGGCCATTGCCAGAACATGCATCAAACAAACTTCCACCTTCAGTGCTCACTAGTCCGTTAGCCAAATCTGGCTCTTTGCCACCTGTGATTCCATCTAGCCCTATACCATTAGGTAACAAGCAGCCAACTTATGAAATGCTGGAAGATCCAACTCAACCTATGGTACCTGCAACAACTAGCACGACTCTTACTGTTGCAACAACTCCAGAGGAAAACATTGCCTACTTGAAGACAATGGATGCTGAAACTGTGTTACAACTACTTGGTGATATGAACCTTGCTGAGTACAAGGACAGTTTTCAACTTGAACAAGTTGATGGTGAGTTGCTTGTTGATCTCACAAAGAATGAACTTGAAGATCTTGGCGTCACAAAGAAGATCCATCAGCTACGACTAATGAAATTGATCAATGGCTCTTCTTCAGCCAAGAAATATAAGGGCGGCATCTACGGCACATTGTCTTAA